A genomic stretch from Chloroflexota bacterium includes:
- a CDS encoding DUF192 domain-containing protein: MPKTVRITNLSRSVELADHAGLADGFLSRLRGLLGRTDLPAGDGLVIVPCNSVHMWGMKIPLDVVYLDRQGTVLRLVTDLRPGRLGPYVRRAHTVLELPVGSIAESGTEVGDQVAVERVA, from the coding sequence ATGCCCAAGACCGTTCGCATCACCAACCTCAGCCGCTCGGTGGAGCTTGCCGACCACGCCGGCCTCGCCGACGGCTTCCTCAGTCGGCTGCGTGGCCTGCTTGGCCGCACTGACCTGCCGGCCGGTGATGGACTGGTCATCGTGCCCTGCAACTCCGTCCACATGTGGGGCATGAAGATCCCGTTGGACGTGGTGTACCTCGACCGCCAGGGGACGGTGCTGCGGCTGGTGACCGACCTCCGGCCGGGTCGGCTCGGCCCGTACGTGCGGCGGGCGCACACCGTGTTGGAGCTGCCGGTTGGGTCCATCGCCGAGAGCGGCACCGAGGTCGGGGATCAGGTGGCCGTGGAGCGCGTGGCCTGA